The DNA region CATTGACACTGgtgatttgttgcttttcttatAAAGTCACAAGAATTAATCAGGTGTTTATATAAGGCTTATGCAAAATCAAATGTTCAAAAAACTTAGAAGGTGAAAGATATTAGTCTAtgagacataaaataaaaaggaaaaaaggtagCATttgagtgagattttttttttttttgtggtacgcgggcctctcactgctgtgacctctcccgttgtggagcacaggctccagacgcacaggctcagcggccatggctcacgggcccagccactccacggcatgtgggaccttcccagaccggggcacgaacccgtgtcccctgcatcggcaggcggactctcaaccactgcaccaccagggaagacctgagtgagatttttaatagaaatgtaaaataacactcaaagccaacatttttttctttcctctctgtcagTCATGTGAGCTGAAGAAAACTCCCATACCACCCCTTCATCTTGGGAAATTCCCATTACATACAACATAAACTGCAGCTTTGCATTAGCTTTCATAAATTATGCACTGTCTTCAGAAACTAAAGAAATTTAATTCTTCCCAGCTGGCTGACACCTCTTGTTTGATACCATCTCTTGTTTTATATTGTCTCACAGTGTTTAAGACTCAGCATCTATGAGGTACTGAATTTgcaatttaaaactaaaatggaATTGAACAAATCCCTTTGAAAATCTACCCttccattcattcactcgttcatcttttaatgaacatttattgaccaCCTGGTATAAATAAGGCACTGTGATAGTTGTTGTAGGGGCTGGAGAGAAATTAACAGTGTATAAGGGCAGAATGACATGATGCAGTTATTATAAGTATGGATCACCTGTATGTTTGCCTAGAGTGTCTGAGCCATAGTGAGAGTATAACATAGAAAGCACTACTCAATTAGTGATCATATCAGACAAGTTCACAGTCTCTTAAGTGGGGTAGCTGACCTGTGGAATACTGTAAAAAGAGAAGAGATTGTCCTGGGCAGAATGAACACAGCCTGGGTGCCAAGACTTCCCTGCTTTTGCCATTAGATGATTCCATAGttattgaataaacattttccacATGTCCTCTCATCAATCCTTACtctgaatttataaaataattggcCTTTAAACCATCTTGGCAAATGAAATGCAGAAACTAATGTCCAATTGCAAGAAAATGacactgaaatgttttaaaataccatCAACATTTATGTATTCTGGAAACACCAAACCAAACACATGGTTGTCACCCCTTTACTTATATCTTCATTTTACCCCCAAATTGTCATTAaacaatcatttttttccttctttgtactTCATGGGGACTCACCTCGGTCTTGGTTCCGACGATGTTTCCAGTATAGTAGGATTGAAATTAAGACCAGAAGAATTACCAAGGAAACAATACTTAACAGCAGTGGAACTGAAAACCAAAAGCCTGTGGATattgaagggagaaaaggaaaaacaagtcaTAAGTGGAAACTGTAGAGGCAAAAAGCGATAAAGAGACAGCTGTGATGAGTTTTTACTAGAGCTGAGCTTTCGatgaaaattattcttaaatatatatatatatactgaagtCTATATTCATGACCtcacattattttaataacatttaaataataataatcactaaCATGTTTTATGTAGTTACTAAGTTGTAGGAGCTTTGAAtgtgttacctcatttaatcctctaaaTAGCCCAAGAGTTAGGTCTTATTATAATTAtctaacagattaaaaaaacaaacaactgaggctcagagaagttaagtaagcCCAAAATCAGTGTAGTAAGTGGTAGAACAAGGCTTGCTCAGAGGTCTGTTTGCCTTCAAAGCACATATTCTTTGCCATACTGTCCATTAAAGTAATATGTTTATTGAGGAATTgttgaaaaatacagagaaatataaaggaaaagaataatgaaTCTCGTGATTCTAACCCCCAGGAAGAACTCATCTCAATGTTTTTATTGTGTTGCTTCTAATCTATGCCTTTGTTATTAAATCTCTTTCTAATAGTCAATAGATGCAACTTAGCCTGAATGTCAGCCCCTCGGTGTCACTGTGTAATACAAAGGCAGAAGAAACACTCCCTGATTGGCGAGTCTCCAGCATCTTCTCCATACCTTTATAATGGAATTTGTCACATCATACTTTAACTGAGCACCTTCAGATTTGTCTAATTTCACTAGTTCTAGTGCTCGACATAATGCTTTAAGCATGAAAGATTTTTAGTAAATGTTCGCAGAATGAACAAACATTATACAAATGATGCATAAACATTATAAATGATATGTCAATTTTGGCACTCTTGGAAAGACAtgttccttttcagatttttgtttttcagggaaATTTACCCTTCACTGTGGCTGAATCTGAGGATCTCTTCACGAACGTCCAAAGCTAATACTGCAAACCTCTTGAGCAAATTTAcctaaatgtttactttttgatTAGTCTGCTTTTTCAAGGACCCCAGAAATGACTACAGGATATGTTCACTAGAGGCCACCATACCAATGAGGTCTAAACTTTTCCAGCTTTCATTGTTTACAATGCGCCCAGAAAAAaagcagcaatatctttttataGGAGGCTTATTGCTGAGTGCCTCATCCAGAGTTAGTGCTTCAAAACTGcatagagaaagaaaactgtGGCTGTCATCACTAAAGTGTCCTGTCTCTAAAACCACcgctttctttattctttctcccaTAATCTTTACCTCTTGTATtgatgaggcccagagaaagcagTTTAGATAGAAACGCAGGAGAGCAAAAGAAGTCCTGAACAGGAggcagtttattttaaaatggggtGAGGAGAACATCTCAGATTGGCCCCCTTCCTAAAAGCCCCTTTCCCACAGCGTAGATTATGCAAAGGTTTCATCCTGGATGTGGCTGCTTCCAGGAAAACATCCTAATCCCTCCAGATTGAGCTGATGctccttttcccctctctcaATCCTCCCATGGTGTACcacagctgtcttttttttttaagtagagaaaggtttattgcagggccaaagAAGAACAGGTGGCTCATGCTGAAAAACCCGAACTCCTACTATAGCTTTCTTATTGAAGCATTTATCATGAAGTTTTACAATTGCCCAGCTCCTTTTGCATTCCCCCCTAGACTAGAAGCTCCCTGTGTGAAGGGACTGAGTCCTCACTGTTGCGTTTCTGGCATAACAAATGCTCAGTTAGTAGCACGGAAGAATAAATCAATGGATGGATCTCAGCAAAAGCGTTCAGTATGTGGGCAACATACCACATTTGCCAAGGTAAAATCGGCTTTATTGGCTTCctcaactctgtttttctttccctactTATCCCATTCTCTCCCTTATCAGGTCCTTTGCTAAAGGCCAAGAGGCTCTGCAGAGCATTCACCACCTTGCAGGTGTGTGTCCACAAATGTGACCACGGTAAATCTTGCCCTCTCTCTCTTACCTTTGTTCACAGTTTCCCTGTAGTCGGTCACAGTCCCCAGGTGCAGTACCTGGCAGACCACCTCCTTCCCCACCTGACTCTTGGGGTCTTTGATCTGGAGGATGCTGATGACAGACGTTGTTCCATTGGAGTGTGACAGAATCTCAGTACGGTTCTCAATCTCTGACCCAGAGACCTTCCAGGAGATCATAGGGGCTGGGCGAGCATTGGCAGAGCAAGTGATATTTAGGTGGTCTTCAGATAGTTTATAGTGAAGGAATACTGTGGGCTGTACTGGGACAAAAAAAATGATCTGCCATCAGTTAAGCATGGTGTGAGTGCTACACTCTCCTCAGAGAGATGAGAAAAAGATCTTTACAGAAAGACAGTGGAGGCTAGAAAGATAAGGTAGCACATCCAATCCAAACTGCGGCCTTCTGGGTTCTTTCTGTGTCTAATTCTCTGAATTGCAGGATGGAGACTGGCCTAGTACAACCCTGTGACAAGTACGATCCTCCCTGTAGTTTGCCTCTAGGAGAATGAGCTGGATGGACAGAAGGTACCTTCTCCCCCAGACAGTGCAGAGCctaattattcttttctcttccatggGCAATGTAAGATCTCTGCCTTCTTCTGGGTACCCCTCTCAAATAGTTTGACAATGACCACCAATCGGCACCTCCACACAAGTAGTCTACACTTCTCAGAAGCACGAGGGCAGTTTCAGAACAGAGAGCCCGTAGCGGGGCTGCTGCTTAGAGAAAGCCTTTTTCTGTTTGGAACTGGGCCAGGGAGCAAGATGCATGGAGCAGACTTGGCAAGTCCCTGCTTGAAATATCTACACAAAATGTCAATTAGAAATTCATAGTCAGTAGTCAGAAAATCACAGAATGACAGTTGTAAGGACCGTGGAGATCACCTTATGGAGTTAACAGAAAATAACTAGCTTATGAAAAAAGGACATTATTTTTAGGTCAGCTGTACCCTGTTCCCTTTCAAAAGTCCCTTGATTAATgagttcattttctttggaatatACAGTTTATCTCTGCTGAGCAAATGTAAACTTGCCTTTCTGTGGTTGGCTTTGGAGCCCACAAGATAATTAAAGGGCAATGCTAAATGAAAGCTTGTCTGTGCTCAGAAGTTCAAGAGGTGGGTGGGTGGCAGTAGGCTAGAGAAAATGAGCCTATAGGACGGTGGCTCTGTCCAGAGTGCCCAGATTACTAACATCAATAAGCCCTGGAGGAAGAGACATAAGGTAAAGGAAGACGAGTATGGTTGACGTGGCCAGATTGGCAGCAGGGTTCTCTGGTGTATCAAAGAATGACTTAGATGAAAGCTATAAGTTGTGGCTGGAAAGGATCAGTGTGGAAAAGAACTACAGAATTACTCACTAGAAGATGCAGGAGAGTCTGCTTTTCGggcaaaaaaataatataaagattaTGAGTAAAGAAGGGGGAGtaggagaaagaaagatgaacaaaaaagaaaaagaaaacagacagaaatgagaaaaatatgacacaagaaggaaaaggaagaaaaatggtggaaagaaggaaggaaggaaaggagagggagggagggaagaaaaaagagcaagggagggaaaaaggaaaggaaagaggaaggaaggactggaggaggggagagagagagagaaagacagggagacagagggagaaagaggagtgaaagaaacagaaatcaagGAGAAAGCCTGATGCAAGATCCTGCAGAGAGGACTCATTACAGgcaaaataagtgaaagaaacttGTATTTGGTGTTGTCTTACCTCCCTTGCATTCTTATTTATTGAGCCTCTTCTTATCCCTTGTCCAATATTCTTGGTGTGCACGAACTCTCATTTTAACATTCCTAATAACCCCGTCTAAGTTTGTCGTTTCCCTTCTAAAACTACCACCAAGCGTGCCATCCTCCAAAGTTACCCCTTATTCCTAATTCTGAATTCTTGATCTCAGCTAAGCATCAGTTAAGAAGAAAGGAATCTTATCAAACTAAGCCTCTTGGATTTTAAAAGAATGCTTATTATTCAGTTAAATCCCTAGTAGGCATCAGGAATGAAGAGCCTCTGATGCATGTCTCCTTATCAATCCTGATACAGCTAAACTGAAACAAAACGAGAGGGACCCCTATAACTGGCTCCAGCTTAGCCCAATATGGCTTTGCCCTTAGATCCAAAAATACTAAAGCTGTTAGAGATCCTAGAGATGATCTACTTCACACTTCTGGTGCAGATAAATAAACTCTGGTACAGAGTGGACAGGACTCTTCTAGGGTCACATGACTGCTAATTGCAAAGCCAGGTCTGAACCACATCAGTGCTTATAGAGAACTATCCTCACTATGGTCCTTAATTTACTCTTGTTGACAACAGTATTTGTCAGGGCAAAGATAACTCCAGGCAGAGATTCAACATAGTCCTTTGAACTCTCCAAATAACAGTAACCACAGTTACAGTAGACATGAAAGGCCAAGTGTCCTCTCATGAGCCTTTCTGGGGTTAGGATCCTGAAAAACTAGGCACTACCACTACATTCCAAACATTCTGCAAAATAACATTTCAAGCCAGAGACAATGTATTCTCAGAGACTCTCACCAAAGAGAGTGAGGCAGGCTATTCCTGAGATCTTCCCAGAACCAAAGGTATTGAAGAGGCACTTGTAACACCCTTCATCTTCCAAGGTGGTATTCCAGAAGGTAATGGTTGAGTTCATGAGTCCCAGCTGGGTGATGTTTATCTTGTCCTTATAGGCAGGCTGGACTACAACCCCATGGTTCTGGCTAAAGGTGATCATGTTTTCTGGGCTTACAGCCTTGATTTTTTGCCATGTCACAATCAAAACTTCCTGGGGATTTTGCAGAGAGCATCTTAAAGAAGCAGGTGCGTTCAGCAACTCTCTTACATCTTGGGTGTCCACTTTCatcatggaatcataaaaaacatttacattttaatacatacacaaatatacatttttttgattaaaaacaatGCACGTTCAaagtcaaatttagaaaagatacagaaaaatgctaaaaaaagGAAACGTTTACCTACCTTCCTGATGTTGCTAGAGAAATATaagttcaaatatttattcagtcttTAAGAGTAGCagagtagaaaaataagaaagcaaaatccCAGTGACCAGAAATTACATGAAGAATCCCTGTAGGCTGGAAATTAGGTGAAGTGAGGTTGAAGATGGAAAGTGCCAAATAGGATAGAAGCATCACCAAGTGAGTTTATGCCTGGAGCAGTAACAGCTAGGAATAAGAAAGGGCCAACGGACAATAGGCAGAGTGATTAGTTTAAGTGAAGAAGGTATAGCAGCTCTGTACATTCCACACACATACCTGCAAAGGAAGGAGCAGCAGTAGTGATGTCTGCCTTCAGGAAGCAGTGGTGAGTATAGGAACGCaagatagagagatatacagGACAGTGCTCCAGGAGGCTGATAGTACCAGAGAGATTTGACCACCAAATGACAATCTACACATTCCCCTATTTTTACTGTATGCAGTGCAGAATATAAGGTATGGCAATAATTTCTTCCCCCTCCATGCTGGCTAGTCATATTGATATGATAGATGACTCAATGGGAGATCTCAATAAAACAAATAGCCAAATATTTGAGAAAGTTAACACAATGATAGAGGAATAATAAACTCTACAAACCCAAGAACTcaccaaatgaataaaaatatcataaataaatgtatttattatcataaatacatttatttattatcataaataaatttatttattatcacaaatacatttatttatttattatcataaataaatttatttattatcataaataaataaattttgatgtGAAAAAATGTGATATCTTAAGTGTGAAAAGGAACCAGCACTGTAAAGAGTAGAAactatagatgcagaaaatgagaAATGTAAACTCTTAACAGACTTAGCAGAATGAATATCACTGAAGGGTAAATTAGTAAGTAGGAAGACCAGGTCATAGAATTTTTCCAGAATGTAGCACAAAGGGATAAAGATATAGaaaggattaaagaaaaattcaaagacTAGAACGTTTCAGCATGAGtccagtaagaattttaaaaggagagaaaggggagaataGAAGACAAAAACACTGTAaggaacaaaaatatatttttcaaaacgaTAAAAggaggaatctaaaataagacatACTAATCATGAACCTTCATGCACCTAACAACATAactctgaaatatataaaaacctaatagaactacaaagaaaaatccaTAAATCCATAATCATAATGAGAGAGTTTTTCATTGTTCTCTTGGAATTTTCACttccacatattaaaaaaataagtaagccgcatagcacagggagatcagctcggtgctttgtgaccacctagaggggtgggataggagggtgggagggagggagacacaagagggaagagatatgggaacatatgtatatgtataactgattcactttgttataaagcagaaactaacacaccattgtaaagcaattatactccaataaagatgttaaaaaaagtaagtaaagcaataaaatcaaatataaggatatagaacatttgaaaaacaaatttttatatataacttattatatatgtatgtgtagtaTGTGCATATGAGCATGTATTTGTAAACTTTTAcccaaaagaaaacatacaatctTTTCAAACAACATATGGAACACACCCTCAAATTGAACTTGAAATAGTGTACAAAAAAATGACCTTGAACTCTGTCCATaatgcaataaaatgagaaatttacaTGCTTCTTTTAACTCCTTAATTACACCAGAAATCATAACAAGTATTATAAATCACTATGAATGACAATaagaatatcatatattaaaatcTGTAGAAATTTacaaagcagttctcagagggaagtatTTAATCCTAACTTAATTTACtgggaaacaagaagaaaatgaatacacacaGATATTCAAAATTCCCACCCCACCCAAGAAATGATAAAAGGAGTGAATTAATAAAGTTGAAGgcacaaattaataaaatggtacaCAAAATTTTGACTTAAAACACcaaatctgttattttttttaagactaaTAACACAGATAAACTGTTAgagtaattagaaaaaaagaaggcagcataaacaaacaaacagtatcCACTCAACAACATCAAGCATGAAAAGACGGGCATAGCAACAAATACAAACTGGAACCCACAAGTGTTGCATAATTCCAATTTTAGTGAGGTGTACTCTTGGTAGATGTGAAAAGTTCTGGGGGGAATACCGGTTGTTAGGACTGGGGTTTCCAAAAAGTTTGTTGAGATTTTGCAGAGCAGAGATCTGAAGAAATTGCTGCTTTTAGAACAGAGTAGAAAAGGGATCAAAACTAGAGTTTTAACTTCTTGGGTAACTTTTCTCTCTGACTAATAATTTAGTGGAAAGCTTATAATTCTTCACTGCATATATGAAACTCCATTTAGGGTTGGTA from Phocoena phocoena chromosome 4, mPhoPho1.1, whole genome shotgun sequence includes:
- the CD200 gene encoding OX-2 membrane glycoprotein codes for the protein MGSCQVLRKLFCHLIWFLAAMMFCRAQVDTQDVRELLNAPASLRCSLQNPQEVLIVTWQKIKAVSPENMITFSQNHGVVVQPAYKDKINITQLGLMNSTITFWNTTLEDEGCYKCLFNTFGSGKISGIACLTLFVQPTVFLHYKLSEDHLNITCSANARPAPMISWKVSGSEIENRTEILSHSNGTTSVISILQIKDPKSQVGKEVVCQVLHLGTVTDYRETVNKGFWFSVPLLLSIVSLVILLVLISILLYWKHRRNQDRVSRTVSSHNSHSENMRGRLSGEQEMRECSFNGFFSIFRFSSPKGQRRPFRFCFPPSAQERGLLPLSLGAQKRGTGSFLENS